Proteins encoded within one genomic window of Pygocentrus nattereri isolate fPygNat1 chromosome 9, fPygNat1.pri, whole genome shotgun sequence:
- the LOC108410477 gene encoding phospholipase A2 inhibitor and Ly6/PLAUR domain-containing protein-like isoform X1: MKPHPLRSDLYPSQICFHHILNLSDSPTMKLQLTLVLICVLFPKALTLKCYQCIPASSGTCNTQTCPDQCGSATAEVTMSGVSQVVSVKNCTVSGQCLSGSLNIGFEQLTINTQCCSTDLCNSQNVSALSHGTLNGNKCYTCIGKDCTGTVSCVGIEDRCITATAIYSSGSKVTVKGCVSRSFCTVDTSILQATGVTGSVSCCEGNLCNSAEGVKLSLLIMLVPLISILFI, encoded by the exons ATGAAGCCACACCCCCTCAGATCAGATTTATATCCATCCCAAATCTGCTTCCATCATATTTTGAACCTCTCAGATTCTCCAACAATGAAGCTGCAACTAACACTGGTGCTCATCTGTGTGCTTTTCCCAAAAG CGCTGACCCTGAAGTGTTATCAGTGTATACCTGCCTCGTCTGGAACATGCAACACCCAGACCTGCCCAGATCAGTGTGGCAGTGCAACCGCTGAAGTGACTATGA GTGGTGTATCACAGGTGGTAAGTGTGAAGAACTGTACAGTTTCAGGACAGTGTCTCTCTGGAAGCCTAAATATTGGATTTGAGCAACTGACCAtcaacacacagtgctgcagcacTGATCTCTGCAACAGCCAGAACGTGTCAG CTCTGTCACATGGGACTCTGAATGGAAATAAGTGTTACACCTGCATTGGCAAGGACTGCACAGGAACTGTGAGCTGTGTGGGAATTGAAGATCGGTGCATCACTGCCACAG CGATCTACAGTAGTGGTAGTAAAGTGACAGTGAAAGGCTGTGTGAGCAGAAGTTTCTGCACTGTGGACACATCAATCTTGCAGGCAACTGGAGTCACTGGAAGTGTGAGCTGCTGTGAGGGGAACCTGTGTAACAGCGCTGAGGGGGTTAAGCTGAGTCTTCTCATCATGCTGGTTCCTCTGATCTCCATCCTCTTCATCTAA
- the LOC108410477 gene encoding urokinase plasminogen activator surface receptor-like isoform X2: MQIAGIIGGLTCCDGNLCNGGPTLTLKCYQCIPASSGTCNTQTCPDQCGSATAEVTMSGVSQVVSVKNCTVSGQCLSGSLNIGFEQLTINTQCCSTDLCNSQNVSALSHGTLNGNKCYTCIGKDCTGTVSCVGIEDRCITATAIYSSGSKVTVKGCVSRSFCTVDTSILQATGVTGSVSCCEGNLCNSAEGVKLSLLIMLVPLISILFI, encoded by the exons ATGCAGATAGCTGGAATCATTGGAGGTTTGACCTGCTGTGATGGGAACCTCTGTAACGGTGGTCCGA CGCTGACCCTGAAGTGTTATCAGTGTATACCTGCCTCGTCTGGAACATGCAACACCCAGACCTGCCCAGATCAGTGTGGCAGTGCAACCGCTGAAGTGACTATGA GTGGTGTATCACAGGTGGTAAGTGTGAAGAACTGTACAGTTTCAGGACAGTGTCTCTCTGGAAGCCTAAATATTGGATTTGAGCAACTGACCAtcaacacacagtgctgcagcacTGATCTCTGCAACAGCCAGAACGTGTCAG CTCTGTCACATGGGACTCTGAATGGAAATAAGTGTTACACCTGCATTGGCAAGGACTGCACAGGAACTGTGAGCTGTGTGGGAATTGAAGATCGGTGCATCACTGCCACAG CGATCTACAGTAGTGGTAGTAAAGTGACAGTGAAAGGCTGTGTGAGCAGAAGTTTCTGCACTGTGGACACATCAATCTTGCAGGCAACTGGAGTCACTGGAAGTGTGAGCTGCTGTGAGGGGAACCTGTGTAACAGCGCTGAGGGGGTTAAGCTGAGTCTTCTCATCATGCTGGTTCCTCTGATCTCCATCCTCTTCATCTAA
- the LOC108410455 gene encoding urokinase plasminogen activator surface receptor-like: protein MRLQITLSLICVLFPKALTLKCYQYKTGPPGTCATTQTDCPDQCTTGTITVVTDGQQQQVSQKTCGGAAECFTGSINLGVWKTSFNLKCCSTDLCNGHTVEALPQESANGHKCYICDGDDCTGTVSCEGDEDRCVITTATAGDSQKMMKGCASSKLCTAGVSALQIAGVTGSVSCCEGNLCNSAEGVKLSLLIMLVPLISSILFI from the exons CGCTGACACTGAAGTGTTACCAGTATAAAACAGGGCCGCCTGGAACATGCGCAACCACCCAGACGGACTGTCCGGATCAGTGTACCACCGGGACCATCACAGTGGTCACTG ATGGTCAACAACAGCAAGTAAGTCAGAAAACTtgtggaggagcagcagagTGCTTCACTGGAAGCATCAACCTGGGAGTTTGGAAAACATCTTTCAACTTGAAATGCTGCAGCACTGACCTCTGCAACGGCCACACTGTGGAAG CTTTGCCACAAGAGTCTGCGAATGGACATAAGTGTTACATCTGTGATGGCGATGACTGCACTGGAACTGTGAGCTGTGAGGGAGATGAAGATCGCTGTGTCATCACCACAG CTACTGCTGGTGATTCTCAAAAGATGATGAAAGGATGTGCGAGCAGCAAACTCTGTACTGCTGGAGTATCAGCCCTGCAGATAGCTGGAGTCACTGGAAGCGTGAGCTGCTGTGAGGGGAACCTGTGTAACAGCGCTGAAGGGGTTAAGCTGAGCCTCCTCATCATGCTGGTTCCTCTGatctcctccatcctcttcatCTGA